In Humulus lupulus chromosome 6, drHumLupu1.1, whole genome shotgun sequence, a single genomic region encodes these proteins:
- the LOC133784483 gene encoding cytochrome P450 71D9-like has product MELHLPSLPILFSLLIFLFMVIKIVIKTTSSSSKLPPGPWKLPILGNAHQLLGSLVHQKLRDLATKHGPLMHLKIGQVPTLIVSSPEYAKEVMRTHDMVFASRPTVLLSQIMLYDCTDLVFSPYGQYWRQLRKIFMQELLSTARVHAFKPIREEEVSSLVKWVASNVGSDINLTERINILLYNIVSRAACSKTSLDNQEIVSLVAEAVEVSLGFELADLFPSVEFFSRISRTRSMLLKLQQRSAKIFDAIIKEHQEKKSSESGKEDDLLDVLLNFHNNNNGGDHGFSLTSDNLKAIIWDIFAAGIDTSSTIIDWVMAELIKHSNVMRKVQDEVREVFNKIGSTDEEGINEMKYFKIVVKETMRLHPPLPLLVPRESQEKCEINGYVIPAKTRTLVNVWAIGRDPNYWTEAECFIPERFIDSSIDSKGNDFEYIPFGAGRRICAGMAFGLINVEYPLALLLYHFDWKLPNGMRHEDLDMSESFGTTLKRKKALNLIPTVYDH; this is encoded by the exons ATGGAGCTCCATCTACCTTCCTTACCAATCCTTTTCTCTTTGCTAATCTTTTTGTTCATGGTGATAAAAATAGTCATAAAAACCACAAGCTCATCATCCAAACTACCCCCGGGGCCATGGAAACTACCCATTTTAGGAAACGCACACCAACTTTTAGGCTCATTAGTCCACCAAAAACTCAGAGACTTAGCCACCAAACATGGACCATTGATGCACCTAAAAATCGGCCAAGTTCCAACCCTAATAGTTTCATCCCCAGAATATGCCAAAGAGGTGATGAGAACCCATGATATGGTCTTCGCATCAAGACCCACGGTTCTCCTCTCCCAGATCATGTTATATGACTGTACGGACCTCGTCTTTTCTCCCTATGGCCAGTACTGGAGGCAGCTCAGAAAGATCTTCATGCAAGAGCTTTTGAGCACTGCAAGAGTCCACGCTTTCAAACCCATTAGAGAAGAAGAGGTGTCAAGCTTGGTAAAATGGGTTGCCTCGAATGTTGGGTCAGATATCAACCTCACTGAGAGGATCAATATTTTGTTGTATAACATAGTTTCAAGGGCAGCCTGTAGTAAAACTAGTCTGGACAACCAAGAGATCGTATCACTTGTAGCTGAAGCTGTGGAGGTATCGTTAGGGTTTGAGCTTGCAGATTTGTTTCCTTCTGTTGAGTTTTTTTCGAGAATCAGTCGAACTAGGTCAATGCTCTTGAAGCTGCAACAGAGGTCTGCAAAGATATTTGATGCAATTATTAAGGAGCACCAAGAGAAGAAATCTTCTGAGAGTGGAAAAGAGGATGATTTGTTGGATGTTCTTTTGAattttcataataataataatggtggTGACCATGGATTTTCCTTGACCAGTGACAATCTTAAAGCTATTATCTGG GATATTTTTGCTGCTGGAATTGACACATCATCAACAATTATAGATTGGGTAATGGCAGAGCTGATAAAGCATTCAAATGTAATGAGAAAGGTGCAAGATGAGGTTAGAGAAGTCTTTAACAAAATAGGTTCAACCGATGAAGAAGGAATTAATGAGATGAAATACTTTAAAATAGTTGTGAAAGAGACCATGAGATTACATCCTCCTCTTCCCTTGTTAGTTCCAAGAGAAAGTCAAGAGAAGTGTGAAATAAATGGTTATGTGATACCTGCAAAAACTAGGACCTTAGTCAATGTATGGGCAATTGGAAGAGACCCTAATTATTGGACTGAAGCTGAGTGTTTTATACCAGAAAGATTCATTGATAGCTCTATTGACTCTAAGGGCAATGATTTTGAGTATATCCCATTTGGTGCTGGGAGAAGAATATGTGCAGGCATGGCATTTGGTCTCATAAATGTTGAGTATCCCCTTGCATTGTTGCTGTACCATTTTGATTGGAAACTCCCTAATGGAATGAGACATGAAGATTTGGACATGAGTGAATCTTTTGGTACAACACTCAAAAGAAAAAAGGCTCTAAACTTGATTCCTACTGTTTATGATCATTAA